One window from the genome of Kineococcus mangrovi encodes:
- a CDS encoding DUF917 domain-containing protein: MPDTRGGTRTGTRVELDDLADIGRGAAVLGTGGGGDPHIGGLLAGAAVRAHGPVDLTPLADLPDDAVVLPVAMMGAPTVMVEKLPSTDQVGRAIRVLTDHLGLEVTHLACIEAGGVNSLIPFVGAAELGLPLLDADGMGRAFPELQMVLPTVYGIRGTPMSIVDEKGNSGVLDTVDNRWAERFARSVTIDMGCSAMISDYWMTGAQARQALVPGTLSLAARIGRTLTAARTSGDPAGAVADLLGGTVLFTGKITDVARRTTTGFARGEARLDGTGPDAGSELLLEFQNEFLVAVRDGRTVSTVPDLICALDTQTGEAVRTEGMRYGHRVTVLAAPCDERWHSPAGLALAGPRVFGYESDPVRATPGPLPTPTEANR, translated from the coding sequence ATGCCTGACACGCGCGGTGGCACGAGGACCGGAACCCGGGTCGAGCTGGACGACCTCGCCGACATCGGCCGGGGCGCAGCGGTCCTGGGCACCGGGGGCGGCGGTGACCCCCACATCGGCGGGCTGCTCGCCGGGGCCGCGGTGCGCGCCCACGGACCCGTCGACCTGACGCCCCTGGCGGACCTGCCCGACGACGCCGTCGTCCTGCCGGTGGCGATGATGGGCGCGCCGACGGTCATGGTCGAGAAGCTGCCGTCGACCGACCAGGTGGGCCGCGCCATCCGCGTCCTCACCGACCACCTGGGGCTTGAGGTCACGCACCTGGCCTGCATCGAGGCCGGTGGTGTGAACTCCCTCATCCCGTTCGTGGGGGCCGCCGAACTCGGTCTGCCGCTGCTGGACGCCGACGGCATGGGGCGGGCCTTCCCGGAGCTGCAGATGGTCCTGCCCACCGTGTACGGGATCCGCGGGACGCCCATGTCGATCGTCGACGAGAAGGGGAACTCCGGTGTCCTGGACACCGTCGACAACCGCTGGGCCGAGCGGTTCGCCCGGTCGGTGACGATCGACATGGGCTGCTCGGCGATGATCAGCGACTACTGGATGACCGGGGCCCAGGCGCGGCAGGCGCTCGTGCCGGGAACCCTGTCGCTGGCTGCGCGGATCGGGCGGACCCTCACCGCGGCCCGGACCAGCGGTGACCCCGCCGGGGCCGTCGCCGACCTCCTCGGCGGCACGGTCCTGTTCACCGGCAAGATCACCGACGTCGCCCGCCGGACGACGACGGGTTTCGCCCGGGGCGAGGCGCGGCTGGACGGCACGGGGCCCGACGCGGGGTCCGAACTCCTGCTGGAGTTCCAGAACGAGTTCCTCGTCGCCGTCCGCGACGGCCGCACGGTGTCCACCGTCCCGGACCTCATCTGCGCCCTGGACACCCAGACGGGAGAGGCCGTGCGCACCGAGGGGATGCGGTACGGCCACCGCGTCACCGTCCTCGCCGCTCCGTGCGACGAGCGCTGGCACAGCCCCGCGGGCCTGGCCCTGGCCGGGCCGCGGGTCTTCGGGTACGAGAGCGACCCGGTCCGCGCGACCCCCGGGCCACTGCCCACCCCGACGGAGGCGAACCGGTGA
- a CDS encoding hydantoinase/oxoprolinase N-terminal domain-containing protein, translated as MRIGIDVGGTNTDAVLLDDDGSVLAAVKCSTSADVSGGIVAALSGLQHRRAFDPAGVRAVMIGTTHFVNALVEARRLAPTAALRLGLPATASLPPMVDWPERLVQAVSGRAYLAHGGHEFDGRTISELDEDELRRHAADMAAHGVRSVAITSVFSPVNTEFELRAAQVLAAELPHVAISLSHEIGRIGLLERENATVVNAALRELAGGIVDGLRTSVAGAGIDAPIYLSSNDGTLLDVEHARRYPVSTFASGPTNSMRGAAVLSGVHTCAVVDVGGTTSDVGVLQRGFPREATTEVSVAGIRTNFRMPDVLSIGIGGGSLVRGQGAEVRVGPESVGFRLVDEALVFGGSTLTATDIAVASGRADIGDASRVADLDPALVRTALERIASDVADAVDRMRTSAQPLPVVAVGGGSVLLPDHLTGAGEVLRPENFAVANAIGAAIAQVGGEVDRVFSIEPGKRTEVLDTARAEAAERAVAAGADPRTVEVLEVDEVPLPYLPGGATRIRVKAVGDLQLAPARREAVHA; from the coding sequence ATGCGCATCGGCATCGACGTCGGCGGCACCAACACGGACGCGGTCCTGCTCGACGACGACGGCTCGGTCCTGGCCGCCGTCAAGTGCTCCACGAGCGCCGACGTCTCCGGCGGGATCGTCGCGGCCCTGTCCGGCCTGCAGCACCGGCGGGCGTTCGACCCGGCCGGGGTGCGGGCGGTGATGATCGGCACGACGCACTTCGTCAACGCCCTCGTCGAGGCCCGGCGGCTGGCCCCGACCGCCGCTCTGCGGCTGGGGTTGCCGGCCACGGCCTCCCTGCCACCGATGGTCGACTGGCCCGAGCGGCTCGTGCAGGCCGTCTCCGGCCGCGCCTACCTGGCCCACGGCGGGCACGAGTTCGACGGCCGGACGATCTCCGAGCTCGACGAGGACGAGCTGCGCCGGCACGCCGCCGACATGGCGGCCCACGGTGTCCGCTCCGTCGCCATCACGTCGGTGTTCTCGCCCGTGAACACCGAGTTCGAGCTGCGCGCCGCGCAGGTCCTGGCCGCCGAACTGCCCCACGTCGCGATCTCGCTGTCGCACGAGATCGGCCGCATCGGCCTGCTGGAGCGGGAGAACGCCACCGTCGTCAACGCCGCCCTGCGGGAACTGGCCGGGGGCATCGTCGACGGGTTGCGCACCTCCGTCGCCGGCGCCGGGATCGACGCCCCGATCTACCTCAGCTCCAACGACGGCACCCTGCTGGACGTCGAGCACGCCCGCCGCTACCCGGTCTCGACGTTCGCCTCCGGCCCCACGAACTCCATGCGCGGGGCGGCCGTCCTGTCCGGCGTCCACACCTGCGCGGTCGTCGACGTCGGCGGCACCACCTCCGACGTCGGCGTCCTGCAGCGGGGTTTCCCGCGCGAGGCGACGACCGAGGTCAGCGTCGCGGGCATCCGCACGAACTTCCGGATGCCGGACGTGCTGTCCATCGGCATCGGGGGCGGGTCCCTCGTCCGCGGGCAGGGCGCCGAGGTACGAGTCGGCCCGGAGTCGGTGGGTTTCCGCCTCGTCGACGAAGCACTCGTCTTCGGCGGGTCGACGCTGACGGCGACGGACATCGCCGTGGCGTCCGGCCGGGCCGACATCGGCGACGCGTCCCGGGTCGCCGACCTCGACCCCGCGCTCGTGCGCACGGCGCTGGAGCGGATCGCGTCCGACGTGGCCGACGCGGTCGACCGCATGCGCACCTCGGCGCAGCCGCTGCCCGTCGTGGCCGTCGGCGGAGGTTCCGTGCTGCTGCCCGACCACCTCACCGGAGCCGGGGAGGTCCTGCGCCCGGAGAACTTCGCCGTCGCCAACGCCATCGGCGCAGCCATCGCGCAGGTGGGCGGCGAGGTGGACCGGGTGTTCTCCATCGAACCGGGCAAGCGGACCGAGGTGCTCGACACCGCCCGCGCCGAGGCGGCCGAACGCGCCGTCGCCGCCGGGGCCGACCCCCGCACGGTCGAGGTGCTCGAGGTCGACGAGGTGCCGCTGCCGTACCTGCCCGGTGGCGCGACGCGCATCCGCGTCAAGGCCGTCGGGGACCTGCAGCTCGCACCCGCCCGCCGGGAGGCCGTGCATGCCTGA
- a CDS encoding purine-cytosine permease family protein, which yields MSGAAGHTADDHALGRVPQSARYSWWSVAVQRFGQVSALSQFLLGATLGFGMSFWTAFWAFTFGAVILEVVAIFVGIIGSREGMSTSMVARWLGFGRGGSALIGLAIGISLIGWFGIQSAVSAQGLASTLGGLPVWGWSILFGLVVTAICIFGFGSMAWTAYVTVPAFLVLVGWAIVSELATNDVGALMSTPPPGEPISLATGTTLVAGGFIVGAVITPDMTRFNKSSADVVKQTVVGFTLGEYVIGMSGVLLAHAIGSPDITTILTSSVGWVAVLVVLLGTVKINDWNLYSSGLGVVNFIGTVTGRRVNRAVTTAVIGVVGSLLAAAGILGQLTGFLIVLGVVFPPIAGIMVAEYFVVKKWRGVLESSRADGDAVPETSPTWVPATIVVWAVASLFGYFVHVGLGSVNSLVISFVLYVVAGRTGLLREVGTSRTTDGEVAEPATATA from the coding sequence GTGTCAGGTGCAGCAGGACACACCGCCGACGACCACGCGCTCGGTCGCGTCCCCCAGAGCGCGCGCTACAGCTGGTGGTCCGTCGCGGTCCAACGGTTCGGCCAGGTCTCGGCCCTCAGCCAGTTCCTCCTCGGCGCCACGCTCGGGTTCGGGATGAGCTTCTGGACGGCGTTCTGGGCGTTCACGTTCGGGGCCGTCATCCTCGAGGTCGTCGCGATCTTCGTCGGCATCATCGGCTCCCGCGAGGGCATGTCCACCTCGATGGTCGCGCGCTGGCTCGGGTTCGGCCGCGGCGGGTCGGCGCTCATCGGCCTCGCGATCGGCATCAGCCTCATCGGCTGGTTCGGCATCCAGTCCGCGGTCTCGGCGCAGGGTCTGGCCAGCACCCTCGGCGGCCTGCCCGTCTGGGGCTGGTCCATCCTCTTCGGCCTCGTCGTGACGGCGATCTGCATCTTCGGGTTCGGGTCCATGGCCTGGACGGCGTACGTCACCGTGCCGGCGTTCCTCGTCCTCGTCGGCTGGGCGATCGTCAGCGAGCTGGCCACGAACGACGTCGGTGCGCTCATGTCCACCCCGCCGCCGGGCGAACCCATCAGCCTGGCCACCGGGACGACCCTCGTCGCCGGCGGGTTCATCGTCGGGGCCGTCATCACCCCGGACATGACCCGGTTCAACAAGTCCAGCGCCGACGTCGTCAAGCAGACCGTCGTGGGCTTCACGCTGGGCGAGTACGTCATCGGGATGTCCGGTGTCCTGCTCGCGCACGCCATCGGCTCCCCGGACATCACCACCATCCTGACCTCCTCCGTCGGTTGGGTGGCGGTCCTCGTCGTCCTCCTGGGCACCGTGAAGATCAACGACTGGAACCTCTACTCCTCCGGCCTCGGGGTCGTGAACTTCATCGGCACCGTCACCGGTCGCCGCGTCAACCGGGCCGTCACGACCGCCGTCATCGGCGTCGTCGGGAGCCTGCTCGCCGCGGCCGGGATCCTCGGCCAGCTCACCGGGTTCCTCATCGTCCTCGGTGTCGTCTTCCCGCCCATCGCGGGGATCATGGTCGCGGAGTACTTCGTCGTGAAGAAGTGGCGCGGGGTCCTGGAGAGCTCGCGCGCCGACGGTGACGCCGTCCCCGAGACCTCCCCGACGTGGGTGCCCGCGACGATCGTCGTGTGGGCCGTGGCGTCGCTGTTCGGGTACTTCGTCCACGTCGGGCTGGGGTCGGTGAACTCCCTCGTCATCTCCTTCGTCCTGTACGTCGTCGCCGGCCGCACGGGCCTGCTGCGCGAGGTGGGGACGAGCCGCACCACCGACGGCGAGGTCGCCGAACCCGCCACCGCGACCGCCTGA
- a CDS encoding tryptophan-rich sensory protein, translated as MSSDAPLDRLDGTRTGHGPSDTVRQGVVVASAVLGIVGAAAGSGAFGGTPVASAAGGALSADATFVAPAGPAFAIWSVVYTGLAGLAVWQALPARREDPRQRATGWWTAASLVLNAVWIGTVQLGSVWSSVVVIAVLLLVLVKTFGALLADRPRTRVEGVLVDGTIGLYLGWVSIATVANAAAALRSSGLTGGETGWAVAVLGVAAGVGVFTAVRSRGRLAFGAGLAWGLGWVAAARGGAEQNTSTTVAVSAGVAAAVVAGTTVAARLLSRGRRRRRG; from the coding sequence GTGAGCAGCGACGCGCCCCTCGACCGGCTCGACGGCACCCGCACCGGCCACGGCCCGTCCGACACCGTCCGCCAGGGTGTCGTCGTGGCCAGCGCCGTCCTCGGCATCGTCGGAGCGGCCGCCGGTTCCGGCGCCTTCGGCGGCACCCCCGTCGCCTCGGCCGCCGGGGGCGCGCTGAGCGCGGACGCCACGTTCGTGGCCCCCGCCGGTCCGGCGTTCGCGATCTGGTCGGTCGTCTACACGGGCCTGGCCGGGCTGGCGGTCTGGCAGGCCTTGCCGGCCCGGCGCGAGGACCCGCGCCAGCGGGCCACGGGTTGGTGGACGGCGGCGTCGCTGGTCCTCAACGCCGTCTGGATCGGCACCGTGCAGCTGGGGTCGGTGTGGTCGTCCGTCGTCGTCATCGCGGTGCTGCTGCTCGTGCTCGTCAAGACGTTCGGTGCGCTGCTGGCCGACCGGCCCCGCACCCGCGTCGAGGGCGTCCTCGTCGACGGGACGATCGGCCTGTACCTGGGGTGGGTGTCGATCGCGACGGTCGCCAACGCGGCCGCCGCCCTGCGCAGCAGCGGTCTGACCGGCGGGGAGACCGGCTGGGCCGTCGCCGTCCTCGGGGTCGCCGCCGGGGTCGGGGTGTTCACCGCCGTCCGCAGCCGCGGCCGCCTCGCCTTCGGTGCGGGCCTGGCCTGGGGCCTGGGCTGGGTGGCCGCGGCTCGCGGCGGGGCCGAGCAGAACACCTCGACGACCGTCGCCGTGAGCGCGGGGGTGGCCGCCGCGGTGGTCGCGGGGACCACCGTGGCGGCGCGCCTGCTCAGCCGCGGACGACGGCGGCGACGCGGCTGA
- a CDS encoding proline--tRNA ligase, giving the protein MLMRMSTLFLRTLREDPVEAEVASHKLLVRAGYVRRAAPGIYTWLPLGLKVLRKVEGIVREEMDAAGAQEVHFPALLPREPYEATNRWSDYGDGIFKLTDRKGADYLLAPTHEEMFTLLVKDLYSSYKDLPLSIYQIQTKYRDEARPRAGILRGREFTMKDSYSFDVDDAGLEKSYDLHREAYVKIFRRLGLDFVVVSAVSGAMGGSRSEEFLHPTAIGEDTFVRSPGGYAANVEAVTTLAPAAVPFDGLPAAHVEDTPDTPTIETLVAVSNEKHPRADRPWTAADTLKNVIVVLKHPDGTREPLAVGVPGDREVDLKRLEAAVSPAEVQPFEAAEFAGHPSLVKGYIGPGVLGSENASGIRYLVDPRVAGGTAWVTGADAPGQHVYDLVAGRDFTPDGLVEAAEVKAGDEAPDGSGPLELARGIEIAHIFALGRRFAQALDLKVLDEFGKQVVVTMGSYGIGVTRAMACVAEGNHDDKGLVWPRALAPADVHVVATGKDAAVFETAERIASELDAQGIEVLYDDRPKVSPGVKFKDAELIGVPTILVVGKGLAEGTVELKDRRSGESEQVPVADAVSRVAAVVRG; this is encoded by the coding sequence GTGCTGATGCGGATGTCGACGCTGTTCCTGCGGACCCTGCGGGAGGACCCGGTCGAGGCCGAGGTCGCCAGCCACAAGCTCCTCGTGCGGGCCGGGTACGTCCGCCGCGCCGCCCCCGGGATCTACACCTGGCTGCCGCTGGGGCTGAAGGTGCTGCGCAAGGTCGAGGGGATCGTCCGCGAGGAGATGGACGCGGCCGGTGCGCAGGAGGTCCACTTCCCGGCGCTGCTGCCCCGCGAGCCGTACGAGGCGACGAACCGCTGGAGCGACTACGGCGACGGCATATTCAAGCTCACGGACCGCAAGGGCGCCGACTACCTCCTCGCCCCCACGCACGAGGAGATGTTCACGCTGCTGGTCAAGGACCTGTACTCCTCGTACAAGGACCTGCCGCTGTCGATCTACCAGATCCAGACGAAGTACCGCGACGAGGCGCGTCCGCGGGCGGGCATCCTGCGCGGGCGCGAGTTCACGATGAAGGACTCCTACAGCTTCGACGTCGACGACGCGGGCCTGGAGAAGTCCTACGACCTGCACCGCGAGGCGTACGTCAAGATCTTCCGCCGTCTCGGCCTGGACTTCGTCGTCGTCTCGGCGGTGTCGGGGGCCATGGGCGGCTCGCGCAGCGAGGAGTTCCTGCACCCCACCGCGATCGGGGAGGACACCTTCGTCCGCTCGCCCGGCGGGTACGCCGCGAACGTGGAGGCCGTCACGACGCTCGCGCCCGCGGCCGTCCCGTTCGACGGGCTGCCCGCCGCTCACGTGGAGGACACCCCCGACACCCCGACCATCGAGACGCTCGTCGCGGTCAGCAACGAGAAGCACCCCCGCGCCGACCGGCCCTGGACGGCCGCGGACACGCTGAAGAACGTCATCGTCGTCCTCAAGCACCCCGACGGGACGCGCGAGCCGCTCGCCGTCGGCGTGCCCGGCGACCGCGAGGTCGACCTCAAGCGCCTCGAGGCCGCGGTCTCGCCCGCCGAGGTCCAGCCGTTCGAGGCCGCGGAGTTCGCCGGGCACCCCTCGCTCGTCAAGGGCTACATCGGGCCCGGTGTGCTGGGCTCGGAGAACGCCTCGGGCATCCGCTACCTCGTCGACCCGCGCGTCGCGGGCGGCACGGCGTGGGTCACCGGCGCCGACGCCCCCGGCCAGCACGTCTACGACCTCGTCGCCGGCCGCGACTTCACCCCCGACGGCCTCGTCGAGGCCGCCGAGGTCAAGGCCGGTGACGAGGCCCCCGACGGGTCCGGTCCGCTGGAGCTGGCGCGCGGCATCGAGATCGCGCACATCTTCGCCCTCGGCCGCCGCTTCGCGCAGGCCCTGGACCTCAAGGTGCTCGACGAGTTCGGCAAGCAGGTCGTGGTGACGATGGGTTCCTACGGCATCGGCGTCACGCGCGCCATGGCGTGCGTCGCCGAGGGCAACCACGACGACAAGGGCCTCGTCTGGCCCCGCGCGCTCGCCCCCGCCGACGTGCACGTCGTCGCCACGGGCAAGGACGCGGCGGTCTTCGAGACGGCCGAGCGGATCGCGTCCGAGCTCGACGCGCAGGGGATCGAGGTCCTCTACGACGACCGCCCCAAGGTCTCGCCCGGGGTGAAGTTCAAGGACGCCGAGCTCATCGGGGTGCCGACGATCCTCGTCGTCGGCAAGGGCCTGGCCGAGGGCACGGTCGAGCTGAAGGACCGCCGCAGCGGCGAGTCCGAGCAGGTGCCCGTCGCCGACGCGGTCAGCCGCGTCGCCGCCGTCGTCCGCGGCTGA
- a CDS encoding GNAT family N-acetyltransferase, which produces MVLTNSAARGSAASGTLRVLGGADAPALLRLCERDPVANLFVSARLLGLLARPGTDLGGQVWGWFEDGVLVSACWAGANLVPVEATPAALDAFAATARAEGRRCSSLVGPAEQVLALWRRLEPYWRGARDVRAHQPLMVCDTAPSVRPDPSVRRATLRELDLVVPACVAMFTEEIGYAPAPPDGGGAYRARIAELVSTGRSFVRIDAGRSGPEVVFKAELGAVSPKVVQVQGVWVPPHRRGEGLSEPAMAAVVEAARADGVQQVSLYVNDYNARALAAYRRVGFREVGSFATVLF; this is translated from the coding sequence GTGGTGCTGACGAACTCGGCCGCGCGCGGCTCGGCCGCCTCCGGGACCCTGCGGGTGCTGGGCGGTGCCGACGCGCCCGCCCTGCTGCGGTTGTGCGAGCGCGACCCCGTCGCGAACCTCTTCGTCTCCGCCCGCCTCCTCGGTCTGCTCGCCCGGCCCGGCACCGACCTCGGCGGTCAGGTGTGGGGCTGGTTCGAGGACGGCGTCCTCGTCTCGGCGTGCTGGGCCGGGGCGAACCTCGTCCCCGTCGAGGCGACGCCCGCGGCCCTGGACGCCTTCGCCGCCACGGCCCGCGCCGAGGGGCGCCGCTGCTCCTCCCTCGTCGGCCCGGCCGAGCAGGTGCTCGCGCTGTGGCGCCGGCTCGAGCCGTACTGGCGCGGCGCGCGCGACGTGCGGGCCCACCAGCCGCTCATGGTGTGCGACACCGCGCCGTCCGTGCGCCCGGACCCGTCGGTGCGACGTGCGACGCTGCGCGAGCTCGACCTCGTCGTCCCCGCCTGCGTCGCGATGTTCACCGAGGAGATCGGCTACGCGCCCGCCCCGCCCGACGGCGGTGGCGCATACCGCGCGCGCATCGCCGAGCTCGTCTCCACGGGGCGCTCGTTCGTGCGCATCGACGCCGGGCGGTCCGGTCCCGAGGTCGTCTTCAAGGCCGAGCTCGGCGCCGTCTCCCCGAAGGTCGTGCAGGTGCAGGGCGTGTGGGTGCCGCCGCACCGCCGCGGCGAGGGGCTGTCCGAACCGGCGATGGCCGCCGTCGTCGAGGCCGCCCGCGCCGACGGGGTGCAGCAGGTCTCCCTGTACGTCAACGACTACAACGCCCGCGCCCTCGCCGCCTACCGCCGCGTCGGGTTCCGCGAGGTCGGGTCGTTCGCGACCGTCCTGTTCTGA
- the ispG gene encoding flavodoxin-dependent (E)-4-hydroxy-3-methylbut-2-enyl-diphosphate synthase codes for MSVSLGLPALPPPVLAPRRKTRQIQVGKVGVGSDSPVSVQSMTTTPTTNINATLQQIAELTASGCDIVRVACPTNDDAEALPIIAKKSQIPVIADIHFQPKYVFAAIEAGCGAVRVNPGNIRKFDDQVKDIAQAAKDAGVSIRIGVNAGSLDPRLLEKHGKATPEALVESAVWEASLFEEHDFHDFKISVKHNDPVVMVRAYELLAERGDWPLHLGVTEAGPAFQGTIKSATAFGALLSRGIGDTIRVSLSAPPAEEVKVGIQILQSLNLRPRKLEIVSCPSCGRAQVDVYSLADAVTEGLEGLTVPLRVAVMGCVVNGPGEAREADLGVASGNGKGQIFVKGEVIKTVPEHAIVETLIEEANRLAAEMGEPVDGSTTAPTVTVG; via the coding sequence GTGAGCGTCAGCCTCGGTCTCCCCGCCCTCCCCCCGCCCGTCCTGGCCCCCCGGCGCAAGACCCGGCAGATCCAGGTCGGCAAGGTGGGCGTCGGCAGCGACTCGCCGGTGTCGGTGCAGTCGATGACCACCACGCCGACGACGAACATCAACGCCACCCTGCAGCAGATCGCCGAGCTGACCGCCTCCGGCTGCGACATCGTCCGCGTGGCCTGCCCGACGAACGACGACGCCGAGGCGCTGCCGATCATCGCGAAGAAGTCGCAGATCCCGGTCATCGCCGACATCCACTTCCAGCCGAAGTACGTCTTCGCGGCCATCGAGGCCGGGTGCGGCGCGGTGCGCGTGAACCCCGGCAACATCCGCAAGTTCGACGACCAGGTCAAGGACATCGCCCAGGCGGCCAAGGACGCGGGCGTCTCGATCCGCATCGGCGTCAACGCCGGCTCCCTCGACCCGCGCCTGCTGGAGAAGCACGGCAAGGCCACGCCGGAGGCGCTCGTGGAGTCCGCGGTCTGGGAGGCCTCGCTGTTCGAGGAGCACGACTTCCACGACTTCAAGATCTCGGTCAAGCACAACGACCCCGTGGTCATGGTCCGCGCCTACGAGCTGCTGGCCGAGCGCGGCGACTGGCCGCTGCACCTCGGCGTCACCGAGGCCGGTCCGGCGTTCCAGGGGACGATCAAGTCGGCGACCGCGTTCGGGGCGCTGCTGAGCAGGGGCATCGGGGACACCATCCGCGTGTCCCTGTCCGCGCCGCCGGCCGAGGAGGTCAAGGTCGGCATCCAGATCCTGCAGTCGCTGAACCTGCGCCCGCGCAAGCTCGAGATCGTGTCCTGCCCGTCCTGCGGACGGGCCCAGGTCGACGTCTACTCCCTGGCCGACGCCGTCACCGAGGGCCTGGAGGGGCTGACCGTCCCGCTGCGCGTGGCCGTCATGGGCTGCGTCGTCAACGGCCCGGGGGAGGCCCGTGAGGCCGACCTCGGCGTGGCCAGCGGCAACGGCAAGGGCCAGATCTTCGTCAAGGGCGAGGTCATCAAGACCGTGCCCGAGCACGCGATCGTCGAGACGCTCATCGAGGAGGCCAACCGCCTCGCCGCCGAGATGGGCGAGCCCGTCGACGGCTCCACGACAGCCCCGACCGTCACGGTCGGCTGA
- a CDS encoding M50 family metallopeptidase: MSEVLLWVAGVLVAVVGVALSIALHEVGHLLPAKTFGIKVTQYMVGFGPTLFSRRRGETEYGVKAIPLGGYIRMIGMFPPGPDGRLRASSTGRWALMAEEARQASFVEVGPGEEHRTFCRKPVWQRVVVMFGGPFVNLVLALVLTAIAASAIGQPGPVPRLSAVSQCVLPAGSTATTCAPGDPVAPGAAAGLRPGDEVVEFDGRPVQGWNQLTAAIRDHGGQPVDLVVVRDGQRVPLTVTPVSTRREAVDDAGRPTGGTEEVGFLGVSPSTAVVRIGLEEVPGVVGQQIESVAGIVVRLPQRLYDVAQAAFGTAPRDPNGPIGVVGIGRLAGEINALPAVIPGDELAERTSRLVSLLAGLNVALFVFNLIPLLPFDGGHIAGALWEVVKKGVYRLRRRPDPGPVDVAKAMPVAYGVSILLVGMSVLLLYADIVRPVTLNQ; encoded by the coding sequence GTGAGCGAGGTCCTGCTCTGGGTCGCCGGCGTCCTCGTGGCGGTCGTCGGGGTGGCCCTGTCCATCGCCCTGCACGAGGTCGGGCACCTGCTGCCCGCCAAGACCTTCGGCATCAAGGTCACGCAGTACATGGTCGGCTTCGGCCCGACCCTGTTCTCCCGCCGGCGCGGGGAGACCGAGTACGGCGTCAAGGCCATCCCCCTGGGGGGCTACATCCGGATGATCGGGATGTTCCCGCCCGGACCGGACGGCCGGCTCAGGGCGTCGTCCACCGGGCGGTGGGCGCTCATGGCCGAGGAGGCCCGGCAGGCCAGCTTCGTCGAGGTCGGGCCGGGGGAGGAGCACCGCACCTTCTGCCGCAAACCCGTCTGGCAGCGCGTCGTCGTGATGTTCGGCGGCCCGTTCGTCAACCTCGTCCTCGCGCTCGTGCTGACGGCGATCGCCGCCAGCGCGATCGGTCAGCCCGGTCCCGTCCCGCGGCTGTCGGCCGTCTCGCAGTGCGTCCTGCCCGCCGGCAGCACGGCCACGACGTGCGCGCCGGGCGACCCGGTCGCACCGGGCGCGGCCGCCGGGCTGCGGCCGGGGGACGAGGTCGTGGAGTTCGACGGCCGGCCGGTCCAGGGCTGGAACCAGCTCACGGCGGCCATCCGCGACCACGGCGGGCAGCCCGTCGACCTCGTCGTCGTGCGCGACGGGCAGCGGGTGCCGCTCACGGTCACCCCCGTCTCGACCCGCCGCGAGGCCGTCGACGACGCCGGCCGCCCCACGGGAGGCACCGAGGAGGTCGGCTTCCTCGGGGTCTCCCCGTCCACCGCGGTCGTGCGCATCGGCCTCGAGGAGGTCCCCGGCGTCGTCGGTCAGCAGATCGAGAGCGTCGCGGGCATCGTCGTCCGGTTGCCGCAGCGGCTCTACGACGTGGCCCAGGCGGCGTTCGGCACCGCTCCCCGCGACCCGAACGGGCCGATCGGCGTCGTGGGCATCGGGCGGCTGGCGGGGGAGATCAACGCGCTGCCCGCGGTCATCCCCGGCGACGAGCTCGCCGAGCGCACCTCCCGCCTCGTCTCGCTGCTGGCCGGCCTCAACGTCGCCCTGTTCGTCTTCAACCTCATCCCGCTGCTCCCGTTCGACGGGGGCCACATCGCCGGGGCGCTGTGGGAGGTCGTCAAGAAGGGGGTCTACCGGCTGCGGCGGCGCCCCGACCCCGGGCCGGTGGACGTGGCCAAGGCCATGCCCGTCGCCTACGGGGTCTCGATCCTGCTCGTGGGGATGAGCGTGCTGCTGCTGTACGCCGACATCGTGCGGCCGGTGACGCTGAACCAGTGA